The window CTACTCACTTTCCGCCAGGGCTGCCTGCAGCCAGGCTTCCAGTTCCGTCATGGCAATTTGATAGAAACAGCATTGTCCGATTTGTAACGGTAAAACCAAGTTCAGACGATCGCCGCTGCGTTTTTTATCGTGCAGAGCGGCGGCAGCCAATTGCGCCGCCGGATAAGGATAGCGCAGCGGCAGTTGCTGCAGCCGCAGCAGGTCGGTCAATTCCGCAAGCAGCTCCGGCGCACAGATTTTCTGCCGCACCGCCGCTTTACTGATCAGCCACATACCGGCAGCGACCGCATGACCATGACCGATTGTATAATTGCTGCAGCTTTCGATGGCATGCCCTATGGTATGACCAAAATTCAGCAGCTGCCGCCGCCCCGCTTCCCGCTCGTCCGCCATGACGATCTCCGCCTTGATTTCCACGCAGCGGGAAATGATTTCCTGCCATTGCTCTGCCTGGTTTTCGGCGGACAAAAGCCGGAAAAGCGGCGCATCCGCTATCAAAGCGGTTTTGATCACTTCCGCCATACCGTCGCGCCAAACGGCAGCGGGTAGGCTGGCAAAGGTATCGGTATCACAAAAAACCGCTTTGGGCTGCCAAAAAGCGCCGACCAAGTTTTTGCCCGCCGGCAAATTAATTGCTGTTTTGCCTCCTACCGAGGAATCGACCGCTGCCAGCAGAGTGGTAGGCAGTTGGATATAGTCGATACCGCGCATGTAGAGAGCGGCGGCCAGACCCGCTAAATCACCGGTTACGCCGCCGCCCAAAGCCAGCAGCGCGTCACGGCGGTTCAGCTCCGCTGCGGCCATGGCATTGAGTAAAGCCAATAAGACCGCTGCGGATTTTGCGCTCTCTCCCGCCGAAAAGACAAATCGTTCACAGCGAAAACCGGCCGTCCGCAGCTGCCGCAGCACGCGATCGCCATAGAGCGAATTCACCGTTGTATCACAGACCAGCATCAACTGCCGGCCGGCAAGTAATTGCCCCAGATACGCCGGTAAGTCTGCCAATAAACCGTCACCGATATAGACCGGATAGGCTGGTTTGGTTTGGATGGTGATTTTATTGATCATCTGCCAGCCCCGAGCGCTTCCCCGTCGCA is drawn from Negativicutes bacterium and contains these coding sequences:
- the aroB gene encoding 3-dehydroquinate synthase; amino-acid sequence: MINKITIQTKPAYPVYIGDGLLADLPAYLGQLLAGRQLMLVCDTTVNSLYGDRVLRQLRTAGFRCERFVFSAGESAKSAAVLLALLNAMAAAELNRRDALLALGGGVTGDLAGLAAALYMRGIDYIQLPTTLLAAVDSSVGGKTAINLPAGKNLVGAFWQPKAVFCDTDTFASLPAAVWRDGMAEVIKTALIADAPLFRLLSAENQAEQWQEIISRCVEIKAEIVMADEREAGRRQLLNFGHTIGHAIESCSNYTIGHGHAVAAGMWLISKAAVRQKICAPELLAELTDLLRLQQLPLRYPYPAAQLAAAALHDKKRSGDRLNLVLPLQIGQCCFYQIAMTELEAWLQAALAESE